ACGACGAGGTCGAGCGGATCAAGGGCGACCGGCGCATCAGGCTCCTCGGAGTGCACGAGATCGGCTTCGACTTCGACGAGGACCTGGTCCTGCACCGCCGCAAGGCGCTCCCGTACCACGCGAACGGCATGACCCTGTGGGCGTACGACGCCGAGGGCGGGACGCTGCTGGAGAAGACCTACTACTCGGTCGGCGGCGGCTTCGTCGTCGACGAGGACGCGGTGGCCGGCGAGAACCCGATCGTGCCGGACGACACCGTGCTGAAGTACCCCTTCCGGACCGGTGACGAGTTGCTGCGGCTCTCCCGCGAGACGGGGCTGTCGATCTCCTCGCTGATGCTGGAGAACGAGAAGGCCTGGCGGTCCGAGGACGAGATCCGCGAGGGGCTGCTGGACATCTGGCGGGTCATGCAGGCCTGCGTCTCGCGCGGCATGTCCCGCGAGGGCATCCTCCCCGGCGGGCTGAAGGTCCGGCGGCGGGCCGCCACCACCGCGCGCAAGCTGCGCTCCGAGGGCGACCCGAAGGCGCTCGCGATGGAGTGGATCACGCTCTACGCGATGGCCGTGAACGAGGAGAACGCGGCGGGCGGCCGGGTCGTGACCGCCCCGACGAACGGTGCGGCCGGCATCATCCCGGCGGTCCTGCACTACTACATGAACTTCGTGCCCGGAGCCGACGAGGAAGGTGTGATCCGCTTCCTCCTCGCCGCCGGCGCGATCGGCATGCTCTTCAAGGAGAACGCCTCGATCTCGGGCGCCGAGGTCGGCTGCCAGGGCGAGGTCGGCTCGGCCTGCTCGATGGCGGCGGGCGCGCTCGCCGAGGTGATGGGCGGCTCCCCGGAACAGGTGGAGAACGCCGCCGAGATCGGCATGGAGCACAACCTGGGTCTGACCTGCGATCCGGTGGGTGGTCTCGTCCAGATCCCGTGCATCGAGCGCAACGGCATGGCCGCGGTGAAGGCCGTCACCGCCGCCCGGATGGCCCTGCGCGGCGACGGCAGCCACAAGGTCTCCCTCGACAAGGTCATCAAGACCATGAAGGACACCGGTGCGGACATGTCGGTGAAGTACAAGGAGACCGCTCGCGGCGGTCTCGCGGTGAACATCATCGAGTGCTGAGACTTGCCGCCTGACCTGCACCGCTGAACCTTGCTGAACCTTGCGCCGCCATGCCGGGCCATGCCGGGCCATGCAGAGTGGATCTCCCTGAGGACTCCCTCACCCCCGGCAAACTCCCTGAGATCTCCCTGAGTTGGAGTCTGCCGAGCCTGCCGGCCGTATAGAGGGCGGGCCGCTGCGCCCCGCTCGAGTCGGTAACGCAGCGGCCCTGTCGCCCGCCCGGCGTGCGCCGGGGGCCGTCGTCGTGCAGGGGGCGCCGTCGGCGCGGCGTACGAGCCGGTGTCAGGCCTGGTTCAGCGCGGCCCAGAACTCGTCGAAGGTCAGCAGGCCGTCGCCGTTGGCGTCCTTGGTCCTGATGACCGCCTCGGCGACCGTCTCGGTCACGTTGAAGTCGCCCAGCTGCGCCATGGCGCTCTTGTACTCGGCGGCCGAGATCAGCCCGTCGCCGTTCAGGTCGAATCGATCGAAGGCCTTGCGTGCCGACTCGATGTCCGCCACAGGTCCACCCCTTCTTGGTGCATTACTGACGCAGGCCAGGTTATCGGCGGGGGCGGCGGTCCGGGCGCCGGGGGCCGTCGGGGACGATGAGGGTATGAGCGACGCGGTGGCACGGATTCTGGAAGCGGCGGCGCGGGACGAGTTCCCGCCGCCGGACGGCGGCACGACGGTGGTGCCGCAGCCCAGCACCCGGGACGCGGGCGTGCTGGCGTTCACCGCTCACTCGGTGGTGTTCAC
The genomic region above belongs to Streptomyces marianii and contains:
- a CDS encoding L-serine ammonia-lyase, with the protein product MAISVFDLFSIGIGPSSSHTVGPMRAAAMFARRLKNEGLLAQTTAIRAELYGSLGATGHGHGTPKAVLLGLEGSSPRTVDVETADDEVERIKGDRRIRLLGVHEIGFDFDEDLVLHRRKALPYHANGMTLWAYDAEGGTLLEKTYYSVGGGFVVDEDAVAGENPIVPDDTVLKYPFRTGDELLRLSRETGLSISSLMLENEKAWRSEDEIREGLLDIWRVMQACVSRGMSREGILPGGLKVRRRAATTARKLRSEGDPKALAMEWITLYAMAVNEENAAGGRVVTAPTNGAAGIIPAVLHYYMNFVPGADEEGVIRFLLAAGAIGMLFKENASISGAEVGCQGEVGSACSMAAGALAEVMGGSPEQVENAAEIGMEHNLGLTCDPVGGLVQIPCIERNGMAAVKAVTAARMALRGDGSHKVSLDKVIKTMKDTGADMSVKYKETARGGLAVNIIEC
- a CDS encoding EF-hand domain-containing protein, producing the protein MADIESARKAFDRFDLNGDGLISAAEYKSAMAQLGDFNVTETVAEAVIRTKDANGDGLLTFDEFWAALNQA